In Solenopsis invicta isolate M01_SB chromosome 9, UNIL_Sinv_3.0, whole genome shotgun sequence, the sequence CAGAATTTGTACTTTTGggtttgaaattgaaatgtgtaaaagtttatatttattgctaCTCTTTATTTCATTGCTATTTTGTCATAACGCGCgactatattataaaatactattgGCTAATAATTATTCATGTTTACTGTGTCATAATaaaccaaaatattttaaattgtaaattgtatttcgtttaaaaaaatgcgGCAAAGAAGAAGATAACAACGGAGTGATAAACAAACATcggtttattttacattttaatcaatatctatcgaatgtataatgaaaaacctagaatataaaatgtctcaaaGACATATTCCAACAGATATTATTCATAAGATgttattcataatatatttaactttcaaaaatttatccataaattacatatatgtattaataggtatacaagtgcaattttatacgtatattttaaatatacattcatATACTTGATattgatacataaatttattatgtaacaaaacgaaatacataattaatattattatctttatcagTCTCAGGCAGTACTTGGCATCCAATCCAGATTTAGTTTCAGTTTGGTCCAACCGTCCATGgagtacatataaatattttaaaaacgtacgtTATTCAATGtacaaaacatatttatatttgaacattttaaaaatgttcatcttatgcaaataattttataagtctgCTCGCAACGTGTTGCTTTAGTTAACTTGGcaagcaaaattttattcgatgCCGCACGAGGAATTTTGCTTTCGTAGAAAGTacccacacatacacacaccgcgcaaatatagtaaatttttgttatctgagaaaataaaataaaaagtcccTCAAAATAATTACCTcaatctatttaaattaaaaatttccagATTCACttcatacataaaatattcgGTCTAGATACATCCCAGTGAGAAATAACTTATCGAATCGATGTCAAAACAATATCAGTTTAATGTTTTCAACGTTGAATCAATTGAATTGacatcgattccattatcatttcttactggaatatatacatattgtgtgataagttaaatttttttagactaCAAACCAAAtcattcttataaatttttcatcattaaAAACAAATCTGCAAACAAAATTCCTGCACGTTACATTTCAGTAAATTGGATTTAAAGTTGCTAAAAATGACACTTTCGAGGTAAAACATAGCTTAAAAATatgatagagcaattttatttacggaATCATTTTTAGCAACaagaaatctataaaaatcatttcattTAGATTGTGATCTAAAATTCGTATCACACCGTGATATTATTAGACTAGTTACTTGGTCTACTTGAATTTGttaaatgcattaatttaaTCCAGTTTTAGTCCACTGCATCCTAAAATGGACGTTTTGGAAAAAATCCAAAATGGTAACACTGAAtgtttctaaaacatttttaagatattcatgaatataaTTCTGTTTTGCTACAAATATAATTCatggataatatttttcaaagttaaataCATTATGAATAATATCTTATGAATAATATCTTAtgaataatatcttataatatatgGATAGTatcttgtaataatatatagtcGCAAGCTATGACAAAACAACAGTGAAGTAAGAAATAGAAACGGCAACAGGTAAACACTTacacatttcaatttcaagtTCAAAAGTACAAATCATGaggcctgttctttttagctgaactgatTGACTAGTTCACAGTTTATCTTCATCCCTTcatattaaaagaagaaagataaactctAAACTAGTGCAgccagttcagctaaaaagaacagacctcTGGACAGTTCTGCCTTATAAGACAAATTAGCaaagtaattttactttatgATAAGATAAGATAAGACGCTCACAAGAGGAATCCGTGACATGCggtcaccgattttaataaaattttatgagtatGTAGTTTTCACTCGCatctttactgtagtaaagcaGTTCTTTGAGGATATTAGATATTCTCAAGAAAATGACGATGAAATATTTCCAACATCTATAGTATCGTTAcagaaaaacattgttttttcgaGACAGCAGCGTTAGGAAAATTGTCATACCTACAATGGTCTCCAaggaaaaacattttgttagttttttttgtctagactttataaaaaaaaaaggaaaaagctGTAACGGCACTATaggtgctggaaatatttaatcgtgaTTTTCTTGGGAATGCCTAATATCCACAACAAACTGCTTTGCTACAgtaaaggtgtgagtgaatactacacacccgtaaaattttattaaaatcgagaaCCTGCATGTTGCGGATTCCCCTATTCAACAGGCACAAAGATAATAGGAAATTGAAGTAACGACTGAATACAtcgttactgtaaaaatatagTTTGATAGTCATCAATTGAAGTCAGTCTCTTACATGTGATAACTAGCAAAGAACAAATTAAAGCATTCAACTTGAAGATCAAAGTAAGTATATAATTAGtatgttacataaaattttcgttaaaatgtaccaacttaataccattttttttaaatttgaaacacaaaatttattgatatGTCATGCTTCGTAGAAATAAATCTGTGAacatacttttttctttctctttcttttatttacactCTCTTAAACCAACTCCTTAATAGTGCTCTTAATACTTGAAAGACACTAAATAATCACTGATGaccacagttataagtatagcattgtaaatcagtaaaatttcattgattcagatttagaaagtAAATTTTCAGCACTCGCAGTGAGTTATGGAATCAAAAAGAACCAAACAAGAGAAAAACCGTATTAGGTGTGACCTCCTTAATGCCTATTTCTACCAAcgcagattaattttaatcttagattaacttacttttatcattttccaattcttacaacgaaagaaagataaaaagtaagttaaattaagattaaaattaatttgcgttGGTAGAAATAGACAAAACactttttctattgttttcCTAAAGACCCAATCCGCTAATGGCAAAATTCCAATTTCATAGTTTTGCTCGACAAGTACAAATCACtacacaatttattataaagtgtTAATAGTGTTAAAATATCTTtaccaacatttttattaatttaacagcCAACACATAATTGTAGCACAACTGTTTTTGCTGTGTACATATTAAATAGTAGAATAACTCGCACTAGAGTTTTGAACAACCCTTTAAATTAGTAATTTAGACTTTATTccgatatttaaaatatagtataaattTTCAGTTAAACCGTTAGTATATctctattttttgtaataaagttataaaatgtttttcaggTATATTGCGTCTATTTTCATTGCTTATCCACGTGTCTTTGATATAGTTTCTCTTTTAAACTCTAAGTGCAATTGTATTGATACATAAACATGCTAGCTTCGAAGTATACTTTGAAGTGTATCAAGGAACCGTGGAAGAGAGTGTTTTCCGAAGCAGGTATGGTGCCAAATTATATCTTATGCtctattatatttaactttagcTACCTTAGTTATAAGGTAGCTATTGAACTTTAGCTaccttataactttttatctttaaaacacGCAAATGGAAATCGAAATCTTATTCTTGGgtaatacattatataaaaatacatttaactaaggtaaatcttttataaattatcagGAAATATTATACGTACAAATAGAATTGTTAGACAACTTTCAACGATAGATCCTAAGGAGATTGAACACTTCTCTGCTCTCAAAAACATTTGGTGGGactataacataataaaaacacTTCATGAGTTCAATCCGATCAGAATACAATTTGTAAAAGATGGATTAGCAAAGGCTGGATTTAAAATACAGAACTCGAATCTTCCATTAGAAGGAATCAAGATTGCGGATGTTGGCTGCGGGGGTGGTATATTAAGTGAAGGTTTAGCTAAATTAGGAGCGCAAGTAACTGGGATAGATCCATCCGAgggattaataaatattgctaaAGAACATGCAAAACTGAATTCTAATATATCAGAAAAAGTAAATTACATTCATACAACTGTGGAAGATTTTGcccaaaaagagaaagaaacataTGATGTTGTTGTGATCTCTGAGGTCGTAGAACATGTAACAGACTCACAACAATTTTTAAAGGTATACAAGAGGCATTCAAGTTGTAGGGTCTCCTAATTTattgaagataaatttaaaaattagcagTTTAGTTCAGCTTATAGAGTACTTGCTTAATCGTTGGAATTGTTTCAGACAATAAAAATGCGACGTTCTTTGAAGCATTGTCAAGTTCTAGAAAATCGCAAGGACTGAAAACCGAGCGACCACTGAGACTGTTTCTCAGAGtcagaaaaactaaaaaatcgtTAGATACCTGCTAAACATGAATGTAATACTATTAAACGTTGTCATTTTCAAAGTTCAAAACTCTTTCAACTTGAAGCAAAGCATATGTTCTATGAGCAAAAGGCTGtcaattttttacttgtatttGTCAAATGCTTATGTGTTTTAAGATGAGTCGAACGTGTTATCTGTTCCTGGAGAATATTTGTATTTCGGTTATCTGTATTtcggagaaaaaaattagaaaacctTACAATTTCAATgctttttacattataaatgtaaaatatattcctattaaatatttagaaaagataaatactatatttagatatataaatactgtaatatatattattataaaaacgaatattttacaaatattctgtACAGGAATGTGTGAATCTTGTGAAACCTGGAAAGTCGATTTTTGTAACGACAATAAACAAAACTCTAGCATCTTTGCTGTTTGTTATTATAGCAGATGAATACATTTTCTCAGCTTTACCTCGCGGTACTCATCAATGGAATAAATTTATTCCTCCACGTAAAATCCAACATGTATTGAAGAATTGTATGTGTTatcattattttgttaaatctagaaagaaattatttaaaataatattttatcatataaaaatcatatgagtataatattattataacaagtTCTCATACATAAGTTCTTGTAcacttttatgtaatatatttcttttcagtttttctttttcttatagaTGGTTGCGAAACGAAAATGATCCAAGGTTTCAAATTAAATGGAATAAAACGAAAATGGTATCTGTCGTCATCTGTATCTACTTTTTATGGACTTCAtgcaatcaaaaataaataaactggCATATAAACtaatttacaaaacattaataaatgtaaagtaTTTAATACTAAAGATCTAAAATGCAAGTTAAATGTTTTTGCACAAATTTTAtagcatatatataaaattatatttttcacacataaattattttttgctttttgatAGTTTTGTATTATATGTTGTATTGTTTGTATGTTGTTATTAATTAGTATctcatatatttgtattatttccaTACATTGATAAAACTTCTTGATACATAATAATTGATCAATATTACTTATTCCTAAGATTCctaagattattatttaaactagtTATTATGTGCTATTTAATTTATCCCAAACGTAGAATATATACGATAATCAATAGTCATCATCTTTGTGGAAGCTACGTGTCTATCTTTCATTTAGATTTTAATTGCTCCTCCATGGGAAAATACTTAAagcaatcatttaaaaaaaaaaacaatttttttatttcatattcgccaaatatatacatttaagaaaaaatatatatatttaatatttctatgatGTTTTAagaacaaaacaaataaattgacaaTACAGGAGTTTGGAATATGAAGACCTGAAATATCGATACTGAATTGTACAAAGGACTACTTCATCTTCCAATGTATTCTCAAGTGCGAGGATCTcttaagaaatgaaaaaatgattttcttaaTTAGATGTTAGGATGCAAATATTCGaaataacaaaagtttaaatttaataatttgatatttcgTTCTGAAACGTTAACACGCagacttaaaaaatattgaaatttctttGAACAATCttgattgtttatattttcaaCAAAGGGTATAGCtcctaaaaataatattagtagtGAGTAGGAAAATtggcagaaaaattaaaattttgtactacaataaaataaaaaaacgttcaATTGATCTTTCAAAGCGCGAAATTTCCTTCGAAGCGCATTAAATCAACAAGTTACGAGATGCGATTGGCATGTGAAAATTGTTTTACGTCAAACGTTATCATGCATAAAGCAAAATAATCTCGCTTCTTTATTTGTATATCTAGATTTAATTTCACATGctctttaacaatttttattaattttgccgATACGTCTATATCAGTTACTACCTATTTTCACTAAATTCCAAGTGAATATATCTCCGCAATcaacatttacaattttatttcaacggAAAAGTTCTGCGCTATGCCTTTCAACGGAAGAGCCCtcgtgtgtgtgaagctggcacatcatttggtggaaaatcactaaacattgacagttctgagtttattttcaatagttctacagttcctgatagataaaacaaatagttctggcctttaaagcgaaaaaaacgcataggacaaagtgaggtgccaggttcacgcagcacctcagtttgtcctacgacattttccagaccgaattcttgtaggattttaaaagatctatagttctagatgagttctagaaagagttccagtatttaacatagtttttttattttttttattttttttttataaaacatttatgttataatattatataatagagttccgtgtacaaaaaaatatttttcctacagttctcaacatattaaagcgcgttccgaagagttccgtgcgattgcataatttattagttaataataaattgttaactcccgccaaacacgtattttgtcatatatgggtgagacgctggtctttattcgagagttccgtgtataaaaaaatatttttccaatagttcttaacgtaacaaagcgccttccgaagagttccggtcgattgcataatttattagttaataataaattcttaactCCCACCAAAcccgtattttgtcatatatgggtgagacgctggtctttattcgagagttccgtgtacaaaaaaatatttttccaatcgttcttaacgtaacaaagcgccttccgaagagttccggtcgattgcataatttattagttaataataaattgttaactcccgccaaacacgtattttgtcatatatgggtgagacgctggtctttgttcgagagttccgtgtacaaaaaaatatttttccaatagttcttaacgtaacaaagcgccttccgaagagttccggtcgattgcataatttattattaactaataaatattattaactaataaattatgcaatcgaccggaactcttcggaaggcgctttgttacgttaagaactattggaaaaatatttttttgtacacggaactctcgaataaagaccagcgtctcacccatatatgacaaaatacgtgtttggcgggagttaacaatttattattaactaataaattatgcaatcgcccggaactcttcggaacgcgatttggtatgttgagaactgtaggaaaaatattttttcgtacacagaactcttcgaaaaagtccagcacctcacctatgtgcggaaaatcggctttttcgggagttattaattttttgttaattaactaatatcggaatcgaccggaactcttcggaacgcgctttaatatattgagaactgtaggaaaaatattttttcgtacacagaactcttcgaaaaagtccagcacctcacctatatgtgcggaaaatcggctttttcgggagttattaattttttgttaattaactaatatcggaatcgaccggaactcttcggaacgcgctttaatatattgagaactgtaggaaaaatattttttcgtacacagaactcttcgaaaaagtccagcacctctcctatatgtgcggaaaatcggctttttcgggagttattaattttttgttaattaactaatatcggaatcgcccggaactctttggaacgcgctttaatatgttgagaactgtaggaaaaatatttttttgtacacggaactctattatataatattataacataaatgttttataaaaaaaaaaaaaaataaaaaaaataaaaaaactatgttaaatgctggaactctttctagaactcatctagaactatagatcttttaaaatcttacaagaattcggtctggaaaatgtcgtaggacaaactgaggtgctgcgtgaacctggcacctcactttgttctatgcgtttttttcgctttaaaggccagaactatttgttttatctatcaggaactgtagaactattgaaaataaactcagaactgtcaatgtttagtgattttccaccaaatgatgtgccagcttcacacacacagaGCCCTCcattatgatttatgataatatataataacgttTAAAGCTAAGTTATGTATATATTCACAAACGGCTTTACATTAGATTCATGGTTGTAAAACAAGATTGATTTatgatataacatttaattttatatatttattgtaaatgtatgcaatattaaacaaaaaaaattggtcTGTAGATAGTTTTCGAAtagtaaaactttttctcattataaaatacaaaataatattacattattgttattaattattatattgtaatcaTAATTCTAATACTATTAAGAAATTTTAcggtattttatatacaattaaaaaatttataaaacaagaaataatattcgttgagataacatatttaaacaacattaaaaaattgatacatgAAATCAGTATATGTACGCCAATATATCAATACCTATAAACAAAtgcatatactttattttaatagactttattataattaatatttttttgcaaaaatacagTACTGAAAAAACAAGATGTACtgtcaaaaatattaaagttgcaTGAGCATAAATTTTCAtagaaaatctttaaaatataatagtttattgttttatttacataatttattccaTAATTCATGTCACGGTTTCATATTTCCCACTTCCAAGTACACTTGTTAAATACGTTTAAATTATATCATCGTATTAGCACGTACGTATGTTTAGAATATTCAGTATCTTCTGCAGGCCTATTCTGTTGACTCTTAATGATACTTTCGTTATCGTTATAACACCATTGAGcagatataatacatatatgataaaaaaaactgcGCACCAATGTTACAGCGATAACGATACTGTTGGTGAGAATTAGAGAATAAGCCCACTGATAGACAGTCAGTTGAAATCAGTCTCTATACGAGTACATGTAGTAACTCGCaaagtacaaattaaagcatccAGTTCagagtaaatatataattagtatgtaacttacataaaattttcGCTAAAATGTATCAACTATAtcatttaatatcattttgtaaaaaaggTTGAAGCGCAAAATtcattgatatattttatagaaatagatCTGTGACCATATTTtgcctttttctttctttcatttccATTATCTCTTAATTCTATTCTTTAATAGTgcttttaatactcaaaataaataattaattggtacggtattaaatttttataaaagacaagtatcacaaaatgttaaaatgtcacttttactttcatttttttctatatatacatattaaatagtAGGATGGCTCGCACTAGAGTTTTGAACAaccttttaaattaataatttagactTTACTCCGATATCTATAGTATAAGTATAACGAagtataaattttcaatcaaactgttagtatatctttattttatgtaacaaagttaaaaaatgtttcagatataTTACGTCTACTTTCATTGCTTATCTACGAGTCTTTGACGTAGTTTCCCTTTTAAACTGTAAGTACAATTCTATTGATACAAACATGCTAGCTTCGAAGTATGCTTTCAAGTGTATCACAGAACCGTGGAAGAAATTGTTTTCCGAGGCAGGTACAGTGTCAAATTATATCTTATACTCTATTATATTTAACGCTATTCAACTTTAGctactttataactttttatctttaaaacacACGAATGGAAATCGAAATCTTATTCTTAtgtaatacattatataaaaatgtattcaactaagataaatcttttataaattatcagGAAATATTATACGTACAAATAAAATCGTTAGACAACTTTCAACGATAGATCCTAAGGACATTGAACACCACACTGCTCAAAAAAACATTTGGTGGGACTATAACATAACAAAAACACTT encodes:
- the LOC105199504 gene encoding ubiquinone biosynthesis O-methyltransferase, whose translation is MLASKYTLKCIKEPWKRVFSEAGNIIRTNRIVRQLSTIDPKEIEHFSALKNIWWDYNIIKTLHEFNPIRIQFVKDGLAKAGFKIQNSNLPLEGIKIADVGCGGGILSEGLAKLGAQVTGIDPSEGLINIAKEHAKLNSNISEKVNYIHTTVEDFAQKEKETYDVVVISEVVEHVTDSQQFLKECVNLVKPGKSIFVTTINKTLASLLFVIIADEYIFSALPRGTHQWNKFIPPRKIQHVLKNYGCETKMIQGFKLNGIKRKWYLSSSVSTFYGLHAIKNK